A single Bremerella cremea DNA region contains:
- a CDS encoding Tex-like N-terminal domain-containing protein: protein MDTTIVTDLQIVAREVGIPLEKVQRTVDLLDDGNTVPFITRYRKDETGGLDEEQIRAIQSSTTKLRQLNERKRTILKSIQSQEKLTEELADQIRKAQTQKLLEDLYLPFKPKKQTLATQARERGLEPLALEVLGDVEEAKDLSARATAFVDAEKSLADVDAVLQGVGYIIAESFSEHALLRGRLRKLFWKTGQLTSTRIENGGQDDKNDEEEDFEHSSDDSDVTAEETATPEQAPDDTPSETPETASADDTSAEAAPASPAPAKKEGGKKPTIQEIRREKRKRQKEKERAKKDKAFRDYYDYHEPVSKIPPHRVLAINRGDRTRFLKVRIEVDFDKITKTSEDTVIPEGHSHAAYLKQVLRDSLNRLIIPSIEREIRRELTEKAETHAIEVFACNLRKLLLQPPVRGKRVLAIDPGFRSGCKLVAIDPFGNVMGTGVIHLIGPQDRVEKSRSRIVEMIKQYDVQIVAIGNGTACRETEQIVAGAITNELKDRDLCYLIVNEAGASVYSTSELGREEFPKFDATIRGTISIGRRLLDPLSELVKINPSNIGVGLYQHDVKAKHLRDSLDDVVESCVNYVGVDVNTASPALLSYVSGLNQLTARRIYEHRQANGPFRSREEIREVAGIGEATFVQAAGFLKVVPTENPLDATWIHPESYDVATQLLEKLGCSLTEVLSTVPSPPPIKPKTPASALLAPEPEAETPAEETPTEEAAAVEAPAENAEAPASEEHSAPSEVAETVASAEPAEDAEASSEAEPAATDSSEETATTEPTASDEETTAEPPAPQPVPVEIAASDEQHKQLVAKITSANVEQLAEELNVGVHLARDILGALSRPGRDPRADFPPPLFRRGVLKLEDLEPGMEMMGTVLNVVDFGAFVDIGLHDSGMVHISRLADRYVGDPHEVVSVGDVLRVWVIEIDRERRRVSLTAIDPAKEVPKSEKPQRHSNRQQRTDRPQRPKQQQKSGHKPHGGHGKGKQGGGKPRHGEKRGKPKPVKPLTDAMKEGKEPLRSFGDLQQFFQMQKDDKKKPNGK from the coding sequence ATGGATACGACAATCGTCACGGACCTTCAAATCGTCGCCCGTGAAGTTGGTATTCCTCTCGAAAAAGTCCAGCGCACCGTCGACCTGCTCGACGATGGCAACACCGTTCCATTCATCACGCGGTATCGCAAAGATGAAACCGGTGGGTTGGATGAAGAGCAGATCCGCGCGATTCAAAGCAGTACAACCAAGCTGCGTCAATTGAACGAGCGAAAACGGACCATCCTCAAGTCGATCCAGTCGCAGGAAAAGCTGACGGAAGAACTTGCCGACCAGATCCGCAAGGCTCAAACCCAAAAGCTGCTGGAAGATCTCTATCTTCCGTTCAAGCCAAAGAAGCAAACCCTGGCGACCCAGGCCCGCGAACGCGGTCTCGAACCGCTCGCCCTGGAAGTTCTGGGCGATGTCGAAGAAGCCAAAGACCTTTCAGCCCGCGCTACGGCATTTGTCGATGCCGAGAAGTCCCTGGCCGATGTCGACGCCGTCCTGCAAGGCGTCGGCTACATCATCGCTGAATCATTCTCGGAACATGCCCTGTTGCGAGGCCGTCTGCGAAAGCTTTTCTGGAAAACAGGCCAGCTAACCAGCACGCGGATCGAGAACGGCGGCCAAGATGATAAAAACGACGAAGAAGAAGATTTCGAACATTCGAGCGACGATTCGGACGTAACTGCGGAAGAAACCGCCACGCCCGAGCAAGCCCCCGACGACACCCCGTCGGAAACACCCGAAACGGCTTCCGCCGACGACACCAGCGCCGAGGCAGCCCCCGCCAGCCCGGCTCCTGCGAAGAAGGAAGGGGGCAAAAAGCCTACCATCCAAGAGATTCGTCGCGAAAAACGAAAGCGTCAAAAGGAAAAAGAACGCGCCAAGAAGGACAAAGCCTTCCGCGATTACTACGACTACCACGAGCCGGTCTCGAAGATTCCACCTCATCGCGTGCTGGCGATCAATCGTGGCGATCGGACCCGCTTCCTCAAAGTCCGCATTGAAGTCGACTTCGACAAAATCACGAAAACGTCGGAAGATACGGTCATTCCAGAAGGACATTCGCACGCTGCTTATTTGAAGCAAGTGTTGCGAGACAGCCTAAATCGACTGATCATTCCCAGTATCGAACGGGAAATTCGCCGCGAACTGACTGAAAAGGCCGAAACGCACGCCATCGAGGTGTTCGCCTGTAACCTCCGCAAGCTGCTGCTTCAGCCGCCAGTACGAGGCAAGCGCGTATTGGCCATTGATCCTGGTTTCCGCAGCGGTTGCAAGTTGGTCGCGATCGACCCGTTTGGCAACGTCATGGGGACCGGCGTCATTCACTTGATTGGCCCGCAAGATCGCGTCGAAAAGAGCCGTTCGCGTATTGTCGAAATGATCAAGCAGTACGACGTGCAGATAGTTGCGATTGGCAACGGCACGGCCTGTCGCGAGACCGAGCAAATCGTCGCCGGGGCGATTACTAACGAGTTGAAAGATCGAGATCTCTGCTATCTGATTGTCAACGAAGCTGGGGCTAGTGTTTACTCGACCAGTGAACTGGGCCGCGAGGAATTCCCCAAGTTCGACGCCACGATCCGAGGCACAATCAGCATCGGTCGTCGCCTGCTCGATCCTCTTTCGGAACTGGTCAAGATTAACCCGTCGAACATCGGCGTGGGCTTGTACCAGCACGACGTGAAAGCCAAGCATCTCCGCGATTCGCTGGACGATGTGGTCGAGTCTTGCGTGAACTACGTCGGCGTCGACGTCAACACGGCCAGCCCGGCCCTCTTGAGCTACGTCTCAGGACTCAACCAGCTGACTGCTCGGCGCATTTACGAGCATCGCCAAGCCAACGGTCCGTTCCGCTCGCGAGAAGAAATTCGCGAAGTCGCCGGTATCGGTGAAGCCACGTTCGTGCAAGCTGCTGGGTTCTTGAAGGTCGTGCCGACCGAAAATCCGTTGGACGCTACCTGGATTCACCCGGAAAGCTATGACGTTGCCACCCAGCTTCTCGAAAAGCTCGGCTGTTCGCTGACCGAAGTCTTGTCGACGGTTCCTTCGCCCCCGCCGATCAAACCGAAGACGCCAGCGAGTGCGCTGTTGGCTCCAGAGCCGGAAGCAGAGACGCCCGCCGAGGAAACGCCTACCGAAGAAGCCGCGGCTGTTGAGGCTCCGGCTGAAAACGCGGAAGCACCGGCGAGCGAAGAACATTCAGCCCCCAGCGAAGTCGCCGAAACGGTTGCTTCTGCTGAGCCTGCTGAAGACGCAGAAGCTTCGTCCGAGGCCGAACCTGCAGCGACGGACAGCAGCGAAGAAACGGCCACCACCGAGCCAACTGCATCCGACGAAGAAACAACCGCCGAACCACCAGCTCCGCAGCCGGTGCCAGTGGAAATTGCCGCGTCCGACGAACAGCACAAACAGCTGGTCGCCAAGATCACTTCGGCCAACGTCGAGCAACTGGCCGAAGAGCTGAACGTGGGTGTTCACTTGGCTCGCGACATCCTGGGGGCCCTTTCCCGGCCTGGTCGCGACCCGCGTGCCGATTTCCCACCACCGCTGTTCCGCCGAGGCGTGCTGAAGCTGGAAGACCTAGAGCCCGGCATGGAAATGATGGGCACCGTGCTGAACGTCGTCGACTTCGGTGCGTTCGTCGATATCGGTCTGCATGACAGCGGCATGGTCCATATCAGCCGGCTGGCGGACCGCTATGTGGGCGATCCCCATGAAGTGGTCAGCGTCGGCGATGTGCTGCGTGTGTGGGTTATAGAAATCGACCGCGAACGTCGCCGTGTCTCGCTCACCGCGATCGATCCCGCCAAGGAAGTTCCCAAGTCGGAAAAGCCACAGCGGCACAGCAATCGCCAACAGCGTACCGACCGCCCCCAACGCCCCAAGCAGCAGCAAAAGTCTGGTCACAAGCCACACGGCGGGCACGGCAAGGGGAAGCAAGGTGGCGGCAAGCCTCGTCATGGCGAGAAGCGTGGCAAACCGAAACCAGTGAAGCCACTGACCGACGCGATGAAGGAAGGCAAAGAACCGCTCCGCTCGTTCGGCGACCTGCAACAGTTCTTCCAAATGCAGAAGGACGACAAGAAAAAGCCCAACGGAAAGTAA
- a CDS encoding dihydrodipicolinate synthase family protein, translating to MAPTSQRLSGIFTPNIVPLDANGDINEAELRRYVDWLIDKGVHGLYPNGSTGEFLRFTVEERRRIIEIIADQTRGRVPILAGAAEANVKETLKACEAYHELGCRAVAIVSPFYFKLSPSAVYAYFKEIGDNSPIDVTLYNIPMFASPIDVPTVQRLAEECPRIVAIKDSSGDLPHMMRMITAVRPLRPDFSFMTGWDAALMPMLLIGCDGGTNATSGVVPEITRRLFDLTLLGRMDQARDLQFRLLTLFDAMIQNCEFPEGFRAALALRGFKPGSGRQPQSASQKLEVDKLRNQLQCMLSAEGFVDEPVGGCPAGKNDPNPDDVAKIVHGVVEELRRRGLAN from the coding sequence ATGGCTCCTACCTCGCAGCGTCTCTCTGGTATCTTCACCCCCAATATCGTTCCCTTGGACGCCAACGGCGACATTAACGAAGCCGAATTGCGGCGTTACGTCGACTGGTTAATCGACAAAGGGGTTCACGGCTTGTATCCCAACGGTTCGACCGGCGAGTTCCTCCGGTTCACGGTGGAAGAACGCCGTCGGATTATCGAAATCATTGCCGACCAAACGCGTGGACGCGTCCCCATTTTGGCCGGAGCCGCCGAGGCGAACGTCAAGGAAACGCTGAAAGCTTGTGAAGCGTACCACGAGCTCGGTTGCCGCGCCGTGGCGATTGTCTCACCGTTTTACTTTAAGCTCAGCCCTTCGGCCGTTTACGCTTATTTCAAAGAGATTGGCGACAACTCGCCAATCGATGTGACACTGTACAACATTCCGATGTTCGCTTCGCCGATCGACGTGCCTACGGTGCAGCGTCTGGCGGAAGAATGCCCGCGGATTGTGGCGATCAAGGATTCGTCCGGCGATTTGCCGCACATGATGCGAATGATCACGGCGGTTCGCCCGCTACGGCCAGATTTCAGCTTTATGACCGGCTGGGATGCGGCGTTGATGCCGATGCTTTTGATCGGCTGCGATGGCGGAACCAACGCAACGAGTGGCGTGGTGCCAGAGATCACTCGGCGACTGTTCGATTTAACGCTACTGGGCCGCATGGACCAGGCCCGCGACCTGCAGTTCCGCTTGCTGACGTTGTTCGACGCGATGATTCAGAACTGCGAATTTCCGGAAGGTTTCCGAGCAGCGTTGGCTTTGCGCGGCTTCAAGCCGGGCAGTGGTCGCCAGCCACAATCGGCCAGCCAGAAGTTGGAGGTCGATAAGCTGCGAAACCAATTGCAATGCATGCTCTCGGCAGAAGGTTTCGTCGACGAACCGGTCGGTGGCTGCCCAGCGGGGAAAAACGACCCGAATCCAGACGACGTCGCAAAGATCGTTCACGGCGTGGTGGAAGAACTGCGCCGCCGTGGGTTGGCTAACTAG
- a CDS encoding ArnT family glycosyltransferase: MSRQKRTSAPTSESSSLLDAPLYVWLLLVGMLVYASWYFSAAMPWQAVSPDLPPYNPTRGQLLKDGLLLLPEALSNWFGGGEAPLGLFDRMGIVLMASVMLLCSYALGEFLLFRLKLLRCFGLVDGIVLRLASGLMLLSWGTCVLGQFGLLHHPLVFFVAFAISFFTLGIAWKKQLFAQLKAEPQPPEPQPHSMETRGWLLAAAPLVLFIVGVSLLPPYEYDVLEYHLQVPKQWYQAGQITVLPENVYSGMPMGAEMWALLPMIFQPWPLDWYYGALTGKLVMGLFTLLTAGLLYGAGKRLAGVWAARAAAICAISVPTLIYQSGTGLVDGVWAFYTLAALYPVLLVLGHKPTEDDTPLPLYGLGILSGLMAGMAFSVKYPALLMAVLPIFGLWIFAVKTNWKTLGLYVAAVTVVVSPWLVKNAIATGNPVYPLAGQVFPADIRTEAQITQWNQAHQVPANAQGSRYSGPQLFAGITTFLGADPWLGLTMVPLAIAAFWLAPRKLSLPLAVLLAIGWLVWWGLSHRLDRFLTPTIPLGCLLAGLAAQRIAESPLGRCTLRVWLGWGLVTAFVLVNMPLSIKLDPRIFVSLESLRTSNTSDPLQFLNENVTADETVLATGDAALFYLQPPVIYHTCFDAAPTEPLLDMTAQQRQTWLADRDISWIYVHWGEIARFRSPGNYGFPQSVTPELFEEMESQGILETKWEQLPTGAPSPLAVIYRVHAADSP, encoded by the coding sequence GTGTCTCGCCAGAAACGCACTTCCGCTCCCACTTCCGAGTCCTCTTCACTGCTCGACGCGCCTCTATATGTCTGGCTGCTGCTGGTTGGGATGCTCGTTTACGCGTCCTGGTATTTTTCGGCAGCCATGCCATGGCAAGCCGTCAGCCCCGATCTGCCCCCTTACAACCCGACACGTGGCCAACTATTAAAAGATGGCCTCCTTTTGCTGCCAGAGGCCCTCAGCAACTGGTTCGGCGGCGGCGAGGCTCCCCTGGGGCTTTTCGACCGGATGGGCATTGTGCTGATGGCCAGCGTAATGCTGCTGTGCAGCTACGCGCTGGGCGAGTTCCTGCTGTTCCGCCTCAAGCTGCTGCGGTGCTTTGGCCTGGTCGATGGTATCGTCCTACGACTGGCCAGCGGCTTAATGCTGCTGAGCTGGGGAACATGCGTGCTCGGCCAGTTCGGACTCTTGCACCATCCGCTGGTCTTTTTTGTGGCGTTTGCGATTTCGTTTTTTACTCTGGGAATCGCTTGGAAAAAGCAACTTTTCGCCCAATTAAAAGCCGAACCTCAGCCGCCTGAGCCCCAGCCACACAGCATGGAAACGCGGGGCTGGCTCTTGGCTGCGGCTCCGCTGGTGCTGTTTATCGTCGGCGTTTCGCTGCTGCCACCATATGAATACGATGTCTTAGAATATCATCTGCAAGTCCCCAAACAGTGGTATCAAGCCGGCCAGATTACCGTTCTGCCTGAGAACGTTTACTCTGGCATGCCGATGGGGGCCGAGATGTGGGCTTTGCTGCCGATGATCTTCCAGCCGTGGCCCTTGGACTGGTACTACGGGGCGTTGACCGGCAAGCTGGTAATGGGGCTGTTCACCTTGCTAACCGCTGGGCTGCTATACGGGGCCGGCAAGCGACTGGCAGGCGTATGGGCAGCCCGGGCAGCAGCCATCTGTGCGATTAGCGTCCCTACACTCATCTATCAAAGTGGCACCGGCCTGGTCGACGGTGTATGGGCTTTTTACACGTTGGCCGCACTGTATCCGGTGCTGCTTGTTCTGGGGCATAAACCCACCGAAGACGACACTCCGTTGCCACTTTACGGCCTGGGCATCCTCTCTGGCCTTATGGCCGGCATGGCTTTCTCAGTGAAGTATCCGGCTCTGCTCATGGCCGTGCTGCCGATCTTCGGGCTCTGGATTTTCGCCGTAAAAACCAATTGGAAAACACTTGGCTTGTACGTGGCCGCCGTGACCGTGGTTGTTTCCCCTTGGCTGGTGAAAAACGCGATCGCAACCGGCAACCCGGTCTACCCGTTGGCTGGCCAAGTTTTTCCTGCGGACATCCGCACCGAAGCCCAAATTACGCAGTGGAATCAAGCCCATCAGGTTCCCGCCAACGCCCAAGGCAGCCGCTATTCGGGTCCGCAACTTTTTGCCGGTATCACAACCTTTTTAGGGGCAGATCCTTGGTTGGGGCTAACCATGGTTCCTCTGGCCATCGCCGCGTTCTGGCTCGCTCCGCGCAAGCTCTCGCTGCCGTTAGCCGTTCTGCTGGCCATTGGCTGGCTGGTTTGGTGGGGCCTATCGCACCGGCTCGATCGTTTTCTAACCCCGACGATCCCGCTGGGCTGCCTCTTAGCTGGTCTGGCAGCACAGCGAATCGCCGAAAGCCCACTGGGCCGCTGCACGCTGCGAGTCTGGCTAGGCTGGGGACTGGTGACGGCGTTCGTCTTGGTGAACATGCCCCTCTCGATCAAGCTCGATCCGCGCATCTTCGTTTCACTAGAAAGCCTTCGCACTTCCAATACTTCAGATCCCCTTCAGTTTCTCAACGAAAACGTCACTGCCGACGAGACCGTTCTGGCGACCGGCGATGCAGCGTTGTTCTATTTGCAGCCACCGGTGATCTATCACACCTGCTTCGACGCAGCCCCCACCGAGCCGCTGCTGGACATGACCGCTCAGCAGCGTCAGACGTGGCTGGCCGACCGTGATATTAGCTGGATTTACGTCCATTGGGGCGAGATTGCCCGCTTCCGCAGCCCTGGGAATTACGGTTTTCCCCAGTCGGTAACTCCCGAGCTGTTTGAGGAAATGGAGAGTCAGGGCATTTTAGAGACCAAATGGGAACAGTTGCCCACTGGCGCCCCCAGCCCCCTAGCCGTCATTTATCGCGTTCACGCTGCAGACAGCCCGTAA
- a CDS encoding terpene cyclase/mutase family protein, whose product MMDGSSSLARDRNSASDAGVNVPSLSTAIQRTSDWLLANQHPEGYWCAELEGDSILQSEYLLLLAWARREDTEIAQKLAKKLLSQQRADGSWAQYPEGKIDVSSSVKAYFALKLTGHSPSADYMVKARDAILEAGGADTVNSFTRLYLALLGQIPMEICPAIPPEMILLPNWFPLNIYRMSSWSRTIFIPLSICWALRPVVDRSEECSIRELFIKPPEHWPELRCPGQEKASGLFTWDRFFRTADATLKRLEKWRLRPLRKRALKACEQWILDRLPKSDGLGAIFPPILWSIVAFRALGYDDQHEAVQSCWNELDKLMIHDEEDGTIRIQPCKSPVWDTTITLRALAAGRLGADVPRVRKSLDWLLAKEVRDKGDWTNNVRSEPGGWYFEFNNEFYPDLDDTAMALMAMQEQLAEMGITLEVHPGQSWENTTVLTTSSGVTVADAIDRTMLLDKVSGATKRALAWSADMQNHDGGWGAFDKNNDAEFLCKVPFADHNAMIDPSWPDLSARVIESFGLLGVSQHSRGKLGDVVRKAITYIRENQHYDGSWYGRWGVNYVYGTWQCLVGLVAVGIPTDDEMIQRGAAWLKGCQQQSGAWGETCDSYENPNLKGIGTPTPSQTAWALLGLMAAGEENSEAVRKGVQYLLRTQKADGTWDEEPYTGTGFPRVFYLRYHYYRIYFPLLALATWAKKTNSGTEASR is encoded by the coding sequence ATGATGGATGGATCCTCCTCACTAGCCCGCGACCGGAATTCGGCATCGGACGCGGGGGTCAATGTCCCTTCGCTTTCTACCGCGATCCAGCGCACTTCGGACTGGCTGCTGGCCAATCAGCACCCCGAGGGCTACTGGTGCGCAGAGCTGGAAGGGGATTCGATCTTGCAGAGCGAGTACCTGCTGCTTCTCGCTTGGGCACGTCGCGAAGATACCGAAATCGCGCAAAAGCTTGCCAAAAAACTGCTTAGCCAACAGCGAGCCGACGGCAGTTGGGCTCAGTACCCTGAAGGCAAGATCGACGTCAGTTCGAGCGTCAAAGCTTACTTTGCGTTGAAGCTGACCGGGCACTCTCCCTCGGCAGACTACATGGTCAAAGCTCGCGATGCCATTTTAGAAGCTGGTGGAGCCGACACCGTCAACAGCTTCACGCGGTTGTACCTGGCATTGCTCGGCCAAATTCCGATGGAGATTTGCCCGGCAATTCCTCCGGAAATGATCCTGCTGCCAAACTGGTTCCCGCTGAACATCTACCGCATGAGCAGTTGGTCGCGCACGATTTTCATTCCGCTGTCGATCTGCTGGGCTTTGCGTCCGGTGGTCGATCGCTCGGAAGAATGCTCGATTCGCGAACTGTTCATCAAACCGCCGGAACATTGGCCAGAACTGCGCTGCCCTGGGCAGGAAAAAGCCAGTGGCCTGTTCACTTGGGATCGTTTCTTTCGCACGGCAGATGCCACGCTTAAACGCCTGGAAAAGTGGCGTCTGCGTCCGCTTCGCAAACGAGCACTCAAAGCGTGCGAGCAGTGGATCCTCGACCGCCTGCCCAAAAGCGACGGCCTGGGCGCCATCTTCCCGCCGATTCTGTGGAGCATCGTCGCCTTTCGAGCACTCGGCTACGACGACCAGCACGAGGCCGTCCAGTCTTGCTGGAACGAACTCGACAAGCTGATGATTCACGACGAAGAAGACGGCACCATCCGTATTCAGCCGTGTAAAAGCCCCGTTTGGGATACCACCATCACACTGCGTGCTTTGGCTGCTGGTCGCTTAGGGGCCGACGTACCACGAGTTCGCAAGTCACTCGATTGGTTACTGGCGAAAGAAGTTCGGGACAAGGGAGACTGGACCAACAACGTCCGCAGCGAGCCGGGCGGCTGGTACTTCGAGTTCAATAACGAGTTCTATCCCGATCTCGACGACACCGCGATGGCCCTGATGGCGATGCAAGAGCAACTGGCCGAGATGGGCATCACCTTGGAAGTCCATCCGGGGCAATCGTGGGAGAACACGACCGTTCTTACCACCTCAAGCGGCGTTACCGTTGCCGATGCAATCGATCGGACCATGCTGCTAGACAAGGTTTCTGGCGCCACCAAGCGGGCTCTCGCTTGGAGCGCCGACATGCAGAACCATGACGGTGGCTGGGGCGCGTTCGATAAGAACAACGATGCCGAGTTCTTATGCAAGGTTCCCTTCGCCGATCACAACGCGATGATCGATCCTAGCTGGCCCGATCTTTCCGCCCGCGTGATCGAATCGTTCGGCCTGTTAGGCGTCAGCCAACATAGCCGCGGCAAGCTGGGTGACGTCGTCCGTAAAGCGATCACGTACATTCGCGAGAACCAACATTACGACGGCTCTTGGTATGGTCGCTGGGGCGTCAATTACGTGTACGGCACTTGGCAATGCTTAGTCGGTTTGGTTGCCGTCGGCATTCCGACCGACGACGAAATGATTCAGCGCGGTGCCGCTTGGCTTAAAGGTTGTCAGCAACAATCAGGCGCTTGGGGCGAGACATGCGACAGCTATGAAAACCCCAACCTAAAGGGCATCGGCACGCCCACTCCATCGCAAACCGCTTGGGCTTTGCTCGGCTTGATGGCCGCTGGAGAAGAAAACAGCGAGGCCGTTCGCAAGGGTGTTCAGTACCTGCTGCGAACCCAAAAAGCAGATGGCACCTGGGACGAAGAACCGTACACCGGCACTGGCTTCCCACGCGTGTTTTACCTTCGCTATCACTATTACCGCATCTATTTCCCACTGCTGGCGTTGGCCACGTGGGCAAAGAAGACCAATTCAGGAACTGAGGCGTCTCGATGA
- the hpnH gene encoding adenosyl-hopene transferase HpnH: MSVPISQMWTVASYVLKQKLLGRKRYPLVLMLEPLFRCNLACAGCGKIQFPVEILRKQLTPEQCFDAVEQCGAPIVSIPGGEPLLHPQMPEIVAGLVKRKKYIYLCTNALKLEKSLSQFQPSKYLTFSVHMDGPREEHDHAVCREGTYDIAVSAIKAALKQGFRVTTNTTLFEGAQPERIRGFFDEMMALGVEGMMLSPGYSYEKAPDQDHFLQRNQTYRLFRSILSAPKKAWQFNQSPLFVEFLKGNHDLECTPWGNPTYNIFGWQKPCYLVDEGHTQTFDQLLKEVEWANYGTQSGNPKCANCMVHSGYEPSAVNETFSSLGGLWKTAKLTLFGPPKSNRPLPQLESEDRFDDPHSPQQPEEKQTKLPVLQ, from the coding sequence ATGAGTGTCCCGATTTCGCAAATGTGGACCGTCGCATCGTACGTCCTCAAACAGAAGCTCCTAGGCCGCAAACGGTACCCGTTGGTCTTGATGCTGGAACCCTTGTTCCGCTGCAACTTGGCTTGCGCTGGCTGCGGCAAGATTCAGTTCCCGGTCGAAATTCTCCGCAAGCAGCTCACGCCCGAGCAGTGCTTCGACGCGGTCGAACAGTGTGGAGCCCCCATTGTCTCGATCCCTGGCGGCGAGCCGCTATTGCATCCGCAGATGCCTGAGATTGTCGCAGGCCTGGTCAAGCGGAAGAAGTACATCTACCTTTGCACGAACGCGCTGAAGTTGGAGAAGTCCCTCTCGCAATTTCAACCGAGCAAGTACCTGACCTTCTCGGTTCACATGGACGGTCCGCGCGAAGAGCACGACCACGCCGTCTGCCGCGAAGGAACGTACGACATCGCTGTGAGCGCGATCAAAGCCGCCCTAAAGCAAGGCTTCCGCGTCACCACCAATACCACGTTATTTGAAGGCGCTCAGCCTGAACGGATTCGCGGCTTCTTCGACGAGATGATGGCCCTGGGGGTCGAAGGGATGATGCTTTCCCCTGGCTACAGCTACGAGAAAGCCCCCGACCAAGATCACTTCCTGCAGCGCAATCAAACCTACCGTTTGTTCCGCTCAATCCTTTCGGCCCCGAAGAAGGCTTGGCAGTTCAATCAAAGTCCCCTGTTTGTCGAGTTCCTCAAAGGGAATCACGACCTCGAATGCACACCGTGGGGCAATCCCACCTACAACATTTTCGGCTGGCAAAAGCCATGCTACCTGGTCGACGAGGGGCACACGCAAACGTTTGATCAGCTGCTCAAAGAAGTCGAATGGGCCAACTACGGCACCCAAAGCGGCAACCCCAAATGTGCCAACTGCATGGTCCATAGCGGGTACGAGCCGAGTGCGGTCAACGAGACCTTCTCGTCTTTGGGTGGCTTGTGGAAGACCGCCAAGCTCACCCTCTTCGGCCCGCCGAAATCGAATCGGCCACTGCCACAGTTGGAATCGGAAGATCGCTTCGACGATCCGCACTCGCCTCAGCAGCCAGAAGAGAAGCAAACCAAGCTGCCGGTGCTGCAGTAA